One Bernardetia sp. genomic window carries:
- the nuoK gene encoding NADH-quinone oxidoreductase subunit NuoK, whose protein sequence is MILFVAATLFGIGILIVLTRKNAMLVLMGIELMLTASMLNFIAFSKDMSSHLFVLLIIVVAAAEITVALALILKIYRYFGHIEIDKILEKEK, encoded by the coding sequence ATGATACTTTTCGTAGCAGCTACTTTATTTGGAATCGGAATTCTTATTGTCTTGACAAGAAAAAATGCAATGCTTGTTTTGATGGGTATTGAACTGATGCTTACAGCTTCAATGCTAAACTTTATTGCGTTTTCGAAAGATATGAGTTCACATTTGTTTGTACTTCTGATTATCGTGGTAGCTGCTGCCGAAATTACGGTTGCCCTTGCGCTGATTTTGAAAATATATAGATATTTTGGGCATATAGAAATTGATAAAATTTTAGAAAAAGAAAAATAA
- a CDS encoding class I SAM-dependent methyltransferase codes for MLHQFTEKVKESLENGSFIKITLSNFLNNENQTLKKILIRKTIIKREENLTFVYRNKTNDITKNYTLDEGIKVIITFLTKENQEGFFNQAILFTTDFDLHLKNISKKPSIFSQKPTQKQAISTSHDKQKKRAIQTKDKKGNSKSYLQALKITDPTGKVYKNAQDKYKQINQYIEILSILLKQLPSEKPLQITDMGAGKGYLTFALHDYLKNNLKLKVNTVGVEFRKDLVELCNEIAVASNFENLSFVEGTIEDYQIKKEDKTNILIALHACDTATDDAIFKGIEADAELIVVAPCCHKQIRREIEKGRKELQNQLSPLTNYGIFLERQAEMLTDTMRCLLLNCCGYQTKAVQFISDTHTPKNVLLIATKKTSFLEEDMKAKHLKEFEQLKSFFGIEKHYLEQLILK; via the coding sequence ATGCTTCATCAATTCACAGAAAAAGTAAAAGAGAGTTTAGAAAATGGTAGTTTTATCAAGATTACACTTTCTAATTTTTTGAATAATGAAAATCAAACACTCAAAAAAATTCTTATTCGTAAAACGATAATTAAGAGAGAAGAAAATCTAACTTTCGTTTACAGAAACAAAACTAATGACATTACTAAAAACTATACTCTTGATGAAGGAATAAAAGTAATTATAACATTTCTTACAAAAGAAAATCAAGAAGGATTTTTTAATCAAGCTATCTTGTTTACCACAGATTTTGATTTGCATCTGAAAAATATAAGTAAAAAGCCAAGTATTTTTTCTCAAAAGCCAACACAAAAGCAAGCTATTTCTACTTCGCATGACAAGCAAAAAAAGCGAGCTATTCAGACAAAAGACAAAAAAGGGAATTCAAAAAGTTATCTTCAAGCTCTCAAAATAACTGACCCTACAGGAAAGGTTTATAAAAACGCACAAGACAAATACAAGCAAATCAATCAATACATCGAAATTTTGAGCATTTTGTTAAAGCAACTTCCTTCTGAAAAGCCATTGCAAATTACGGATATGGGAGCAGGAAAAGGCTATCTGACATTTGCGCTGCACGATTATTTAAAAAATAATCTGAAACTCAAAGTAAATACGGTAGGTGTAGAGTTTAGAAAAGACTTGGTAGAGCTTTGTAATGAAATAGCAGTAGCATCTAATTTTGAAAACCTAAGTTTTGTAGAGGGAACGATAGAAGATTATCAAATCAAAAAAGAAGACAAAACAAATATTTTGATTGCGCTTCACGCTTGTGATACAGCGACTGATGATGCAATTTTTAAAGGAATTGAAGCTGATGCAGAACTGATTGTGGTTGCGCCTTGTTGCCATAAACAAATTCGTAGGGAAATAGAAAAAGGTAGGAAAGAATTACAAAATCAACTTTCTCCACTTACAAACTATGGTATTTTCTTGGAACGTCAAGCTGAAATGCTGACCGATACGATGCGCTGTTTGCTTCTCAATTGTTGTGGTTATCAGACCAAAGCAGTACAATTTATTTCAGATACTCATACCCCAAAAAATGTCTTGCTTATTGCCACTAAAAAAACAAGTTTTTTGGAAGAAGATAT